The genomic interval AAAGTTTAATGAACTTAAAGGTATATTTCgttcttttatatgtaaaacTATGTAATAACTTCgacattattaatattttttttttattttttatttcagcaccttttcatagataaaattatatttatacgaaaTTTGGAAACAGGTACATATGTTGTTAGAAAGTTACATTCCGGAGGTTCTGTGAGAGACTTATTATACGGTACCCAATACAACTGCTCTTTTTTGAGCAAGTATGCGAATCCTAAGCAAAAGAAGCCGTTCACAACGGGACAAATCGTCCATTATGGATACCAAATTTTACAAGCTTTAAAATATCTTCATAATAGAGGACTTCCGTATGGTGATTAGCACTTGATTTAtctctttttacatatgtacattttacaatCGGgcaaatgtgtataaatattcgctCCGTTTAGGTCATTTGCATGCGGGAAACGTGGCCATAGAAAATCAAAATGTATTATTGATGGATATTGAAAATGCCATAGTAGGTGTTCCTATGTATTATAGAGAGTTTTTGACTGAacatagaaaaattaataccaTGGAAGCTATCGACGTTTACAGCTTCGGTCATACTCTATACGAGATGACTTACGGCGAACCGTTGCAAACTTCGTCAACCGATGACTTTCCGCCGCATGTTTCGAATGATTTGCGTAAGTTTATAGTTGGCAATTGAAAAAGTTTGAATTTCATTCCAAGTGTTATAACAGATTTGTCGACTGTTACAGTTTCCAttctacaaatattattatctacGACAGCTTGCAAACAAGGAATGCCGAATATTGATACTCTTTTGTTGCATCCTTTTTTCAATACGGGATCGTCTGTATCTAATCGCATAACGGTAGACGAAACAATGCAATGCTATCTCAAATTTCCCCATCAAGTTAAAGAAGAACTACAGAACGCTGCTCGAAATATAGAAACTAGGCTTAAAAGCGATCAAAAACTGGTAACATTTCTTCTAACGGTactgtataatatacatttaatgaaattgtatacatatattacatatttaacttTTTGCTAGGTACGCATGAatagaatacaagaaatattaaattcagaagaggaaataaagaaaagaagacgcaaatctgtaatgattacaaatttttttgttaattactacactgaacaacaaaaaaatcacgtttttgagttaccagagcggaggctaaccaatctttactaagtttgaccgactgaattcgaatatgataatgatttttgttggttagtgatcatttatgggcgtttaaaaagctgcgcgatttttacagttttctggcttttgcggtcagtaca from Arctopsyche grandis isolate Sample6627 chromosome 9, ASM5162203v2, whole genome shotgun sequence carries:
- the LOC143916647 gene encoding PX domain-containing protein kinase-like protein isoform X2, which encodes MSISVFASRQDGVLRLDDTLPLSCQILAAHTLDTHTEYCIKVQRGAVKNDSWSVSRRYNEFASLNAALHVENFPPKKIIGNMQPEFIAKRRNALQVSNIESNDGDYMMSWQTYGPDKILSERDMRMAFKSLMNLKHLFIDKIIFIRNLETGTYVVRKLHSGGSVRDLLYGTQYNCSFLSKYANPKQKKPFTTGQIVHYGYQILQALKYLHNRGLPYGHLHAGNVAIENQNVLLMDIENAIVGVPMYYREFLTEHRKINTMEAIDVYSFGHTLYEMTYGEPLQTSSTDDFPPHVSNDLLSILQILLSTTACKQGMPNIDTLLLHPFFNTGSSVSNRITVDETMQCYLKFPHQVKEELQNAARNIETRLKSDQKLVRMNRIQEILNSEEEIKKRRRKSKNAKKLSRSASVNGLSPTSMSGPSERSGSVASTVSTASSYTPPNIVDDSANSSGLVVPTLSAPASNQNRTALLDSICSFNKGKLNKAKKL